GACTGGCAGAATCCTTTCCCACACTCTTGGCACTTGAAAGGCTTCTCTTTGGAGTGAATATATCTGAGGACAGAAAGACACAGTTAATCCTTGCGACCCAGGGCAGGGTCACACACAGCTTCAGATCCCCTCCCACCATCCATAGATGCTCGACCTCAGAAAGGGGGAGGAAGCGTAGGGGCCAGAGTGTGGGTCCTGCAGACCACACAGTTGGTGATGGAGTGGGGAGCGGCTGTGAAGGAGATGCCCTGGCAAGGTCTGGGGACCCCAAGCAGATCCAACCGGACGGACCACCTgcttgttggggggggggggcacgcacAGATCCGGTGAGCACTGGAGGTGAGTGGAGTGAGCTGGGATCCAACCATTTGTCTTGTCCAAGACAGTAGCCACCAACCCACACGGTACATAAAACTAAAACTTTAAGCACACTAAATGCACATCTCAAGAGCTCAACTGTCATTTTTCCCATCGTGACAGAAACTTGTATGGTTTGATTCTGAGGGTGGAGGAAGCGGCTGGGTAGGCTGTGTGTGAGGCCGAGCTCATGGAGACCTGACTACCCTTAGGTCCCCTTCATCCCTGTGTTTCCTCCACCCACAGTCTATCCCTGAGCCCTCTCTGGATTCCCTCCTGATTTTAGGAAACTCTCagaaggtgggatggtttggagaCCCTAGGGGGGATCTCAGGAACCTCAGGGAGGAAGATCTCCGAATCCAAGGGCAGAGAGCTCCCTCTCAGGCCACCCGCAGCGCCGCACCTGTGGTCCCGGAGGTGGTCTTGCCTCCGGAAGGCTTTGTGACAGATGTCACAGGTGTAGGGCCGCTCGTCGGTGTGTGTGCGCTCATGGATTAGAAGGTTGTAGGATTTGGTGAAGTGGCGGCCACAGAACTTGCAGACGAACTCCTTCTTGGTCTTGGAAGGCAGGCGTCCCCTGGTAGGCTTCTTTTCTGGAGACAGCTTGGTCACATCCAGGagggcccccagccctcctgtgGGTGAGCCAGGACCCTCACCCCGGCCAAGCTTGGACGGATCTTCTTGTGTAGCAGCCAAGGCCAGGTTGGCAAAATCAAAGCGTGGCTTGGTCTTGAGCACAGGGCCGCTGCCTCCGGTGGTGATCTCAGGCTTGGGCTGGATGACGTGAGGGAACCAGGGAAAGGCGGGCAGCTGGAAGCGCGCGTCCACCAGGCTGGACACCGCACCTGGTACTTTGGAGAAAGAGGATCGTGGCAAGTGCA
The window above is part of the Lepus europaeus isolate LE1 chromosome 13, mLepTim1.pri, whole genome shotgun sequence genome. Proteins encoded here:
- the OSR1 gene encoding LOW QUALITY PROTEIN: protein odd-skipped-related 1 (The sequence of the model RefSeq protein was modified relative to this genomic sequence to represent the inferred CDS: deleted 1 base in 1 codon), producing the protein MGSKTLPAPVPIHPSLQLTNYSFLQAVNGLPTVPSDHLPNLYGFSALHAVHLHQWTLGYPAMHLPRSSFSKVPGAVSSLVDARFQLPAFPWFPHVIQPKPEITTGGSGPVLKTKPRFDFANLALAATQEDPSKLGRGEGPGSPTGGLGALLDVTKLSPEKKPTRGRLPSKTKKEFVCKFCGRHFTKSYNLLIHERTHTDERPYTCDICHKAFRRQDHLRDHRYIHSKEKPFKCQECGKGFCQSRTLAVHKTLHSQVKELKPPRSSAKRSLGASRTLRHAAPSSRETASRSLLRRAAGGALGTSLHPSNVPWAPGARGTPEPRPGP